A region of Anguilla anguilla isolate fAngAng1 chromosome 18, fAngAng1.pri, whole genome shotgun sequence DNA encodes the following proteins:
- the zdhhc16a gene encoding palmitoyltransferase ZDHHC16A isoform X1, which translates to MQGGRKLLCGAMRLFLRGSRLCLKQGHRRAPRRLRHLLSYIRLLLSSLCYNSLTNSELVMDCLFEPVFWLVDLLTRWFGVVFVCLVVVLTSSILMIAYFALLPLVLRTYSPIWIAWHICYGHWNLVMIVFHYYKATKTPPGYPPQRKFDVPSVSVCKKCIIPKPARTHHCGICNTCILKMDHHCPWLNNCVGHFNHRYFFSFCLSMTLGCVYCSISGRNLFVDAYNAVEHWKSLDVEKQGVPVTGVGLLIGILPPGSVTGQSYYQTSPPPYTFRDKMFHKSVIYMWVLTSTVALALGGLTLWHAVLISRGETSIERHINSKETNRLQKRGRVFRNPFSHGRLNNWKLFFGVEKRSHWLTRVLLPSSHAPYGDGLTWDFSPRRKDMMAI; encoded by the exons ATGCAGGGCGGCAGGAAGCTCCTGTGCGGCGCCATGCGGCTCTTCCTGCGCGGCTCGCGGCTCTGTCTGAAGCAGGGCCACCGCCGCGCCCCCCGCCGTCTCCGCCACCTGCTCAGCTACATCCGcctgctgctctcctccctctgctaCAACAGCCTCACCAACTCCGAGCTGGTCATGGACTGCCTCTTCGAGCCCGTCTTCTGGCTGGTGGACCTGCTCACGCGCTGGTTTGGGGTG GTGTTTGTTTGCCTGGTGGTGGTGCTTACCAGCTCCATCCTCATGATCGCTTACTTCGCCCTGCTGCCCCTGGTGCTGCGCACCTACTCGCCGATCTGGATCGCCTGGCACATCTGCTACGGGCACTGGAACCTGGTCATGATCGTCTTCCACTACTACAAGGCCACCAAGACCCCGCCTGGCTACCCTCCGCAG aggaAATTTGACGTTCCATCAGTTTCCGTCTGTAAGAAATGCATCATTCCCAAGCCTGCCAGAACTCATCACTGTGGGATCTGCAACAC CTGCATTCTGAAAATGGACCATCACTGCC CCTGGCTGAATAACTGCGTGGGACACTTCAATCACCGCTACTTCTTCTCCTTCTGCCTGTCCATGACCCTGGGCTGCGTGTACTGCAGCATCAGCGGTCGAAACCTGTTCGTGGACGCATACAACGCCGTCGAG CACTGGAAGAGCTTGGACGTGGAGAAGCAAGGCGTGCCTGTGACAGGGGTGGGCTTGCTCATTGGCATCCTGCCCCCTGGATCCGTGACTGGGCAG AGCTACTACCAGACGTCACCTCCTCCATATACCTTCAGGGACAAAATGTTCCACAAGAGTGTGATTTACATGTGGGTGCTGACGAG TACGGTGGCGCTAGCTCTGGGTGGCCTGACACTGTGGCATGCGGTGCTCATCTCCCGGGGCGAGACCAGTATCGAGAGACACATCAACAGCAAAGAGACAAACCGCTTGCAGAAAAGGGGAAGG GTGTTCCGGAACCCCTTCAGTCACGGGCGGCTGAACAACTGGAAGCTGTTCTTTGGCGTGGAAAAGCGGAG TCATTGGCTGACTCGAGTTCTCCTGCCCTCTAGCCACGCCCCCTATGGGGATGGGCTCACCTGGGACTTCTCTCCACGCAGAAAAGACATGATGGCAATCTAA
- the zdhhc16a gene encoding palmitoyltransferase ZDHHC16A isoform X3 has translation MQGGRKLLCGAMRLFLRGSRLCLKQGHRRAPRRLRHLLSYIRLLLSSLCYNSLTNSELVMDCLFEPVFWLVDLLTRWFGVVFVCLVVVLTSSILMIAYFALLPLVLRTYSPIWIAWHICYGHWNLVMIVFHYYKATKTPPGYPPQRKFDVPSVSVCKKCIIPKPARTHHCGICNTCILKMDHHCPWLNNCVGHFNHRYFFSFCLSMTLGCVYCSISGRNLFVDAYNAVEHWKSLDVEKQGVPVTGVGLLIGILPPGSVTGQSYYQTSPPPYTFRDKMFHKSVIYMWVLTSTVALALGGLTLWHAVLISRGETSIERHINSKETNRLQKRGRVRWWFTGSSARTCQ, from the exons ATGCAGGGCGGCAGGAAGCTCCTGTGCGGCGCCATGCGGCTCTTCCTGCGCGGCTCGCGGCTCTGTCTGAAGCAGGGCCACCGCCGCGCCCCCCGCCGTCTCCGCCACCTGCTCAGCTACATCCGcctgctgctctcctccctctgctaCAACAGCCTCACCAACTCCGAGCTGGTCATGGACTGCCTCTTCGAGCCCGTCTTCTGGCTGGTGGACCTGCTCACGCGCTGGTTTGGGGTG GTGTTTGTTTGCCTGGTGGTGGTGCTTACCAGCTCCATCCTCATGATCGCTTACTTCGCCCTGCTGCCCCTGGTGCTGCGCACCTACTCGCCGATCTGGATCGCCTGGCACATCTGCTACGGGCACTGGAACCTGGTCATGATCGTCTTCCACTACTACAAGGCCACCAAGACCCCGCCTGGCTACCCTCCGCAG aggaAATTTGACGTTCCATCAGTTTCCGTCTGTAAGAAATGCATCATTCCCAAGCCTGCCAGAACTCATCACTGTGGGATCTGCAACAC CTGCATTCTGAAAATGGACCATCACTGCC CCTGGCTGAATAACTGCGTGGGACACTTCAATCACCGCTACTTCTTCTCCTTCTGCCTGTCCATGACCCTGGGCTGCGTGTACTGCAGCATCAGCGGTCGAAACCTGTTCGTGGACGCATACAACGCCGTCGAG CACTGGAAGAGCTTGGACGTGGAGAAGCAAGGCGTGCCTGTGACAGGGGTGGGCTTGCTCATTGGCATCCTGCCCCCTGGATCCGTGACTGGGCAG AGCTACTACCAGACGTCACCTCCTCCATATACCTTCAGGGACAAAATGTTCCACAAGAGTGTGATTTACATGTGGGTGCTGACGAG TACGGTGGCGCTAGCTCTGGGTGGCCTGACACTGTGGCATGCGGTGCTCATCTCCCGGGGCGAGACCAGTATCGAGAGACACATCAACAGCAAAGAGACAAACCGCTTGCAGAAAAGGGGAAGGGTAAGGTGGTGGTTTACTGGGAGCTCAGCTCGAACGTGTCAGTAG
- the zdhhc16a gene encoding palmitoyltransferase ZDHHC16A isoform X2, protein MQGGRKLLCGAMRLFLRGSRLCLKQGHRRAPRRLRHLLSYIRLLLSSLCYNSLTNSELVMDCLFEPVFWLVDLLTRWFGVVFVCLVVVLTSSILMIAYFALLPLVLRTYSPIWIAWHICYGHWNLVMIVFHYYKATKTPPGYPPQRKFDVPSVSVCKKCIIPKPARTHHCGICNTCILKMDHHCPWLNNCVGHFNHRYFFSFCLSMTLGCVYCSISGRNLFVDAYNAVESYYQTSPPPYTFRDKMFHKSVIYMWVLTSTVALALGGLTLWHAVLISRGETSIERHINSKETNRLQKRGRVFRNPFSHGRLNNWKLFFGVEKRSHWLTRVLLPSSHAPYGDGLTWDFSPRRKDMMAI, encoded by the exons ATGCAGGGCGGCAGGAAGCTCCTGTGCGGCGCCATGCGGCTCTTCCTGCGCGGCTCGCGGCTCTGTCTGAAGCAGGGCCACCGCCGCGCCCCCCGCCGTCTCCGCCACCTGCTCAGCTACATCCGcctgctgctctcctccctctgctaCAACAGCCTCACCAACTCCGAGCTGGTCATGGACTGCCTCTTCGAGCCCGTCTTCTGGCTGGTGGACCTGCTCACGCGCTGGTTTGGGGTG GTGTTTGTTTGCCTGGTGGTGGTGCTTACCAGCTCCATCCTCATGATCGCTTACTTCGCCCTGCTGCCCCTGGTGCTGCGCACCTACTCGCCGATCTGGATCGCCTGGCACATCTGCTACGGGCACTGGAACCTGGTCATGATCGTCTTCCACTACTACAAGGCCACCAAGACCCCGCCTGGCTACCCTCCGCAG aggaAATTTGACGTTCCATCAGTTTCCGTCTGTAAGAAATGCATCATTCCCAAGCCTGCCAGAACTCATCACTGTGGGATCTGCAACAC CTGCATTCTGAAAATGGACCATCACTGCC CCTGGCTGAATAACTGCGTGGGACACTTCAATCACCGCTACTTCTTCTCCTTCTGCCTGTCCATGACCCTGGGCTGCGTGTACTGCAGCATCAGCGGTCGAAACCTGTTCGTGGACGCATACAACGCCGTCGAG AGCTACTACCAGACGTCACCTCCTCCATATACCTTCAGGGACAAAATGTTCCACAAGAGTGTGATTTACATGTGGGTGCTGACGAG TACGGTGGCGCTAGCTCTGGGTGGCCTGACACTGTGGCATGCGGTGCTCATCTCCCGGGGCGAGACCAGTATCGAGAGACACATCAACAGCAAAGAGACAAACCGCTTGCAGAAAAGGGGAAGG GTGTTCCGGAACCCCTTCAGTCACGGGCGGCTGAACAACTGGAAGCTGTTCTTTGGCGTGGAAAAGCGGAG TCATTGGCTGACTCGAGTTCTCCTGCCCTCTAGCCACGCCCCCTATGGGGATGGGCTCACCTGGGACTTCTCTCCACGCAGAAAAGACATGATGGCAATCTAA